The following nucleotide sequence is from Kiritimatiella glycovorans.
GCGGCGACCATCCATGATATGGCGCGGTGTTTCATTTTATCCTCCCAGGATTCTTTTTCGTTCTTTATACAGAACCTCGTCGCGGCCAGCAAATTTACCGGAACACCACGACTGTTACAGACGGGCATTCCGCGTGGAATGTAACCATGGTGCTGCCGGGATCGCCGCCGAACCACTGGCGCCAGACAGGGGCCCCCTCCTCCACCACGGCCATGCCGTCGAACGGGACCCGCGTCAGCGAATCCTTCATCATGCCGAGATAGCGGTCCCAGTTCTTTCGGACAAACGTCCGGCCCTCTGCGCGGTCTGCAGCCATCACGGTATAGCCGCCTTCCGAGACCACGGTCGCCGGTTCTCCGCGGTGTTCCCTGTGTTTCTCCGAGAGCAGGCCCGCGGCCTCCAGGTCGCGGCGGATCACGTCATAGACCGAGGTCTCACGGTTGAAGACCAGTTGCTCCGCAGCCTTCAGCCGCGTCGGGAGAACCTCGCCCGGAAGGTCGACGATCAGTTCGCCGGATTCATGTTTTTCCCGATCGACGTTCCAGTTCGCGACCACGAGAATCGCTTCGTCGCGTTTTACCGAGAGCATGGCTTTCTGCGTATGGCCGTGATCTTCGGACGCGGTGACCGGAACGGTGTAGAGCGCGCCTCCGCGCATCCGTTCAAACACGTGATACAGCCAGGCGTGCCCCTGCATCAGGACGTGATCGCCATCGATCCACTCAAAGATGCCCCAGTGCCAGAGGCGATCGCAGCCGACTTCCTTCATCTCCGCTATGGTATGCAGATTCTGGGCGGCCCCGCGCGCGCCGGTATCGAGTCCGTAGACGCCGCCCTCGGTGTTCAGGTGCGGTCCGTACTCATGCACTTCGCGCGAGATACCCTCGTGCTTCGGCGCAATACCTTCGATCGTCTCCCACAACCGCTCGAATTCCGGCACACGCTGATCGGGATGGATGTTGCCGAATTTGCCGGGCTTGGGATTGCTGGAGAAGTAGTAGAACGACCGCGCGAGGAAGTCGAACGGGGCCCCGATCTCTCCGGTGGCGCGGTTGGTGCCGTTCGCGCAGTGCTCGGCCAGATCGAAGATGCTGACGTTCCCTTCGACCAGGCCCTCGAAGGTATCGAAGTTCCCGTGCGGCATCGACCGGTTGAACGGCCCGAACTTCGCCCCGGGCAGGACCTCCTTCACGGCGGCCGCGGCGTGGTCATAGGTCTGCAGGAACTCCTCATACGTCCCGTCGAAGCGCCGCCGATCCTGCATCTCGGTTCCCATGCGGAACCGGAGACGGTTCGCGTACGAAGCCCCGTAGAGCCGCTTCAACTCCAGGCACATCTCGCGGATAAAGGTCTGCCATTCATTGAAATCGGACGGCGGAGCGGCCTGTCCGTACGTCCCCTTGCGAGGTTCGTCGGGCAGGCAGTAGGGGACGTTGTCGAGCACGAGTGTGAGGTCATATCCGCGTGTAACATACGGATCCAGCCGCGCCTTGAGCAGGTCCCAGCGGTAAAAGAGTTCGCCCGAATCATTCCGCCCGACGAGGTCGTTCGGATCGTTATGCCGGTCGGGCGGGAGCTTGGGATCATGCCATCCGCCGAGCAGTCGCACGACGGACAGGTGGTCGGCAAACGGCGCCTCGATGTCGGCCTCCTTCTTCGGGTACGGGAAGTCCGTCTCCTGCAGCCAGTCGGGCATATCCCGTAACCACATGGCTTTGGCGAGGGTGCGATCCAGGACCGCCGTGTTGCGGTAAAACCCGTCCATCGTCCCGAGCGCCAGGATCTCCTCTTCCGCCTCCGCACCGAAAACTCCGCAAGCCAGTGCAACTCCCGTCAATATGACCCGTATTCTCCGCTTCATCGCTCCACCTTTCTTAATATTTCGCCTTATGTAAATGTATTCACTCCGTCCTGGCAAGGCTGGCTGACGCCTTATTCAACGCGTTTCCTGATCGTGCGGACCGTGAAATATCTGATGACGCTCGGACCACGACCAGCTCGCCGGATCGAGTTCCAGGGGGTTCCGTGGCCGGGTATGATCCTCCATGTATTGCAGCGTCGCGGGCCAGGCCTCCAGGCCACTCAAAGCGTCCATCGCACGCACGTTCTGCCATCCTACGATATTCGCGGCCTGAACAGCCTCTTCCGGACCGAACCCGCGCATGAAGGCGGAGAGGAATCCGGCGATCGAGGAGTCCCCCGACCCCGTCGCGGAGACGACCGGATCGGCGCGATACGAGGGACCCCAGAGTTCCCGGCCGGACCATGCCCGCGTGTCCCCGGGCCGCACCCGGCCCAGGTTCGCCCAGCGATCGGCCCCGGCGGTTCGAAGGTAAAATCCGCACTCCCCGCTCTTGAGGGTGACGGCTGCGGCGCCCCATTCGAGGGCGGAATCGGAAAGCGCACCATAATCATCCGGTTGATACGCCCGCACGGGGTCGCCGTCCTCCGCCTCGGATTCCCTGCGATGAAAGAGATCGCGGTCGAGCATGTAGGCGAGTTCTTCAATACTCGGCAGAAAGAGGTCGACGTGCGGCAGGACATTCCGAAGTACCGATGTCCAATCCAGCTCACCCGCCTCAGTCCCGGCGGCGGGCAGGGACATGTCCAGGCTGGTCGTCGCCCCGAGTTCCTTCGCGCGACGCATAATCACGGCGAGTTCCGCGCCGTCATCCCGATACAACCGCTTCATCGCGGGGGGATAACCCAGATGGAAGAGCCCCGCCGATTCTACGGCGGACCAATCGATATCCTCCGCACCGAAGGTGGCGTTCACGCCCTCGTGATGGAGGAAAATACGGTCCCGGCCGGGCACGGCGAGCACGACGGTGTACGACGAAGTTCCCTCGGGGTCGAGGGTCATCGACCGGCTGCGCTCTTCCCCGAGAATCGCCCGCAGCGTGGTGCTCAACACGTCGTCGCCGGTCTTTCCGCACAGACTTACATCAAATCCCAGTTTGGCCAGCCCGATCCCGGTGTTCGGCACCGGGCCTCCGAGACTCAGATGGCAATCGTCCATCGGAATCAGTTTGCCCGGCCGGAACAGGGTCGCCATATCGTTGCCCGTTTCGGCGCGGAATTTCGGCGCGAGATCAAGGCAGGTAAGCCCCGCTACAACCACTCCGGGAAGAGATTCGCTCATGATGCCCCACCGCCCCCTTCGGGGTAATCGCCGACCAGGAGATGCAGCGGCGGCTCATCTTCCTCGATTTCGGGAAAGCGGAGCTGGGGTTCCAGAAAGGCGTTGTCGCGGTGATCGTCATTCACCGCCGACACCTCGCCGACCAGAACCGGTCCGCAGCCGGCCTCCCCCCAGAAACTGTGGTAGAGCCGTGGCGTAAGGGTAATGCTCTCGCCCGGCTCCAGCCTCACGTCGGTCCCCGGCGGCACGGTCTGCATCACGCCGTCTTTGGAAAACGTCACGGGATCATCCGAAAGAGTCTCGTCTTCCGCGGCCGTGTGAACACGGAGAATCAGGGTCCCGCCCCCGCGATTGATGATGTCCTCGGTCTTCTTCCAGTGGTGGTGCGTGAGGGTGAGCTGGTTCTCGCCTACGATCATAATTTTTTCAGCATAGGGCTTGGGGTAGCGCGCGTCGCCCGGCACGCCGTTGCGCAGCGTAAAAAGCGTCAGGCCCTGTTCATGAAAGTGGCCCCGCCCGAAATCGGTCAAATCCCATCCGATCCCGCAGTCGATGATTTCACGTGCCTCCGAACCTCGCGCCCGAAACTCGTCGGGCGACCAGAAGGCCACCGGAGGGAGGACGAACTGCATGCGTTCAAAGAACGCCTTCGATTCGCGCAGGATTTCGTTGATCTCAGATCGTTTCATGTCACCCATTTCCTTCCGGCTACCATGATTTTCCATTGGCAAACTTCTGAATGATCCCCGCGATCGACGTCTTCAGGGCCTCCTGAGCGGGCTCGTAATAACGTCCCGCGAGCGAGGGCGTCCGCGTTTCCCGCGCCGCGGTCACGGCGGCGATCCAGACCTTATGAATATCCGTGCAGATATTGATCTTCGCGATGCCGCGCTCGATCGCCTGAAGAAGGAGTTCGTCCGTCACGCCAGAGCCGCCGTGCAGGACGAGCGGAAGCGGCACGCGATCGGCAATACGAGCGAGGCGGTCGAGGTCGAGGTTCGGTTCGCGCCGGTACTCCCCGTGCACGGTACCGATGCCGACGGCGAGACAATCGATCCCGGTCTCGGCGACGAAGCGTTCCGCCTCCTCCGGATCGGTCAGGCCCGCCTGCTCGTCGTCGACCTCTTCGAGATCGCCCTCGAACCCGCCTACATGGCCGAGCTCGGCCTCGATTGAACACGAGGCTTCGTGCGCCGCCCCGGCCGCCTCGCTCGAGGCGGCGATATTCTCTTCCAGCGGCAGGCGTGAGGCGTCGAGCATGACCGAGCTGAATCCGCCGTCCAGGCAGGTGCGCACTTCTTCCATCGAGGCCCCGTGATCCAGATGCAGGGCGGCGTCGATCCCGGCCTGTTCGACGTAGCATTCGACGATCGCCTTCATCGCCGCGGCGCCACCCATCAATTCATATTCCGCACGCGTGGCCTGGAAGATCACCGGCATGCGGCACTCGGCCGCCGCCTCGGCGATCGCGCGCGCACCGGCACTGCTCCAGCACTCGAATCCCCCGATCGCCATCCTCTTTCTGCGCGCTTCCACGAGCAACGCGTCCATCCGCATCAATCCCATCGGATCCCCTTCCTTTCCTGAGAGTCAGCAGCGCTATGGATTGTCTTTCGGAAACGTCGTGCGGCGCAGGATGGTCGACCCCATCGGCACGAGGGTCAGCGGGATCTCTTCTCCCGCGCCATTGACCATCCGACCCCGCAATCCGCACGTCGGCTCTTCCCACGGATTCAGAGGGTCCCCCTCCAGTGCGACGGGTTCGAAATCTTGGCGGGCCCCCTTGCCGTGGGGAACGGCATGAATCCAGTAGGTCCACTCCGCCCCTTCCTTCGGCGTATACTTCCTGCTTTGCAGTCGTGAGTCGGGATCGGCCTCGATGACCGTTTCCTCCAGACCACCCAGGGCCTCGCCCGGGGTAATCACCTCGCCCGCGCCCCCGGTCTTCCACACCTGGAGGCATGTCTCTTCCGCGGGAATGCTCAGGGCATATACGAGGGAACCGCGGCGCAGGGCGTATTCCCCGTTCGCCGCGAGCGCCTTTTCCACGACGGGACTGAACTCGACCGTCACGGTATGGCCGGATTTCCACTGTTTCGAGACCACCCAGTAATCACCGTCTTTCCGGATCGCGGCGTCCGGGGCCGTAACGGTCATATCGGCCTGCGAGGCCCTATGCGCCCGGGTGCGGTCGCGCAACAGCGCGGCCTCCGGCGTCAGGGCCTCCCGCGCCTCCCCTTCCCGCCGCGCCCAACCGGGCCGGCGCAGCCACAGCTCAAACGACACGGGACGCTCGACCTCGACCGTAAAGCGGATGGTGTCGCTGAACGGATAGTCGGTTTCCTCGCGAATCGTCACCCCCGTGCCGTTCACCTTCGTGGACACCCGGCTCGGTCCGTAGGCGACGGCCGCCAATCCCCCGCCATCGGCTGTCTTCATCCACATCATCTTCGTGTAGTACGGGGCGATACGGAACATGAGAAAGGAGCAGCACGGAGGCCCCTGCACGGGACGATACCAGTAATGACCCGCGTTGTGGCGAAACCGCGTGGCCGGTTCGGGGGGCATCGCGTAGCGGTTGTCGATGGTGAAGTAGCTGTTGGCCGTCCCATCCGGAAGGCGCCCCGCCTGGGCTGCGTTGAAGAAACAGCGTTCCGCGAGATCCGCGAACCGGGACTCGCCGGTCTTTTCGGCCGTGTAGAGCGCGGAGGCCGTCAGCTCCATCGTGTCACAGTACTCGTAGGCCGTCTCCGGCGTCGGCAGCCGGCGTTCGCGCCCTACGCCTTCGTCACTCATCACGCAGAAGGAGGGGAGGAGCGCTTCGCGCGTCTTATCCCAGGCCGCCTCCGCGGCCTCCCGGTATTTCGGGTCCCCGGTGGCGTACCAGGCCCAGACCGGAATACGGAGCTGCTCGGTCCAGTGAACCCCGTGCTGGGTGGCCGCGCGGGTCGGATCCAGCAGGCGCTTCAGCTTGATGTCATCGCCCCCCGCGTTCCCCTGTTCGAAATCCTCATAGATCCACAGCATATAGTCCCGATACGCCTCGTTGCCGGTGATGCGATAGAGCGTATGGGCCACTTCGGTCAGCACCAGTCCGTGGGAGACCGGTCCGGAAACGAAGGGGACCTCCGGTCGAGAAAAATACGATTGTTTCCCGCGGTTGTAGTGATCCATGTACCACCCCATCGCCCGCTCCACGGCCTCGAGCACCCGCGCATCGCCGGTGCCCTCGTACCAGGCCAGTAAGCCCATATACGTCCAGCCGGCCGTACAGAACTCCTCGTCATCGCCCACATGGCTGAGCCGGAGTTCGGGGGGATAGACGCCGAGATACCCGTTCTCCTCCTGGCTTTCGAGGAGGTAGTTCACGAAATCCTCCGCCTTCTCCAGCAGCGCCTCGTCCTGTGAGAGAATCGAAGCCCGGGCCAGCGAATCCATCCAGTACCCTTCGTGCGCCCCGTCGTAGAACCAGTATTCCGTTGAGTTCTGTCCCTTCGGCGCGCCGGCCTTCGAGGCGAAGACGCGGCGCTGCACGGCGGTGCAGAACTTGTCGAAATCCGGGAGCACACCCGTCGCGGCATCGCGCTCCAGTTGAGCCTGAATCCATCCCCCCGGCCGTACCGTTCCGAACGGGAGTTCTTCAAAGACCGGAACCGGTCGCTCCGCCGCGCTCATCACGCCCGTCCCCCAACCCAGCACCGCAACCATCAATCCGATGACTCGAATCCCTCGCATCATATCCTCTTTTGTTTGCCTGCACCTGAATAACGAGCGCTCGCGACTCTCCCGCAACCTTCCACTGTGCATGCCGGTGAGACGAACGAAACCAGCATTTTCTTCCAGCCATAGCCCCCGAACATGACGTTCCTCCCCTTCCTGTATCTCCCCCGATTTCGCGAATCGTAACGATACCTTACGAAATACATAAGTCGAGGATAAGCATCATGCACACTTCAAACAACCCGTGAATCGCCCGGCTCCGCTGTCGGGGCCACCGCTGCTGCCCTCACAGAATCGGCGTCATCAGCGAAAAGAGGTTTTCCTGAATACGTTGATACGCGGGTCGGCGCTGCCAGGAGGCGAGATCGATCTCTCGGCTGAGCGACTCGTCTTCCAGGATGATGCGTTTCATGACATCGACGAAGTGCTCGTCATAGACCACAAAGTTCGACTCGTAATTGAGACGAAAGCTGCGGATATCCATGTTGGCCGTACCGATCAGCGCGCAGCGCCCATCGACCAGCAGGGCCTTGGCGTGGATAAACGGCGGGGGGCGTTCAAAGATGCGCACCCCTGAATCGAGCAGATCCTCATACAGGGCGCGCCCGGCCATTCCGGCGTAATAGTGATTGTTCTTCTCCGGCACGATCAGGCGCACGTCGATGCCGCGCAGCGCCGCGGAACGGAGTCCGCGAAGGATATCGCGATTAGGAACAAAGTACGGGGTCACCGCAAGGACCTGTCGGCGCGCGGAGACGATGGAGAGAAAGAAGGCGTCCGCCATAACCTCCTGCCGGGAGGAAGGACCGCCGTTGATCATCCGGACCGCCGAGCGGCCGCAGGGTTCGAGCAGTGGAAAGTAGCGCTCCGTCAGGAGGCCATCGGGGGATTCTCCGGTCATGAAGTACCAGTCACGCAGGAAAGTAAACTGGATTTCCTGCACGATCGGGCCGCAACACCTGAAATGGTAATCGCGAATCGGGGAACGGCCGTCGATCGTGCGGTTGGCGTCGGAGAGATTCACACCGCCCGTGAAGGCGGTCCGGCCGTCGACGATCAGGACCTTACGGTGGTTGCGTAGATTGACCTGGAACTGGCGTTTGAGCGGGTTCGCCTGGGTCCAACCGGCAACGTGCAGGTGGGGGTGACGGCGATAGCGGCGGAACAGCCCCCCGAACACGGCGCGGGATGAGCCGAACCGGTCAAAGAGCACCCGCACCTCGACCCCCTCGTCCGCCTTCTCTGCGAGGGCATCGAGAAACTCCCGCCCTGTGGCGTCATTCCCGATAATAAAGCTCTGCAGGTGGATATGATCGCGGGCCGATCTGATCGACTCCAGCATCCGGGGAAACGCCTCGTCGCCGCTCACCAGCGGCCGGACCTCGTTGCCCTGCATCAGCGGGTGGTCCGGGGCGAGGGCCTCCGTGGCCAGGTTCAATTCACGTACAAAGCCGTCCTCCGGCACCCCGGACGCATCCTCGTGAACCGCCTGCCAGTGCGCGAGAGCCCGGGCTTCGCGAGCGCGCCGTTCGGCGAGAAACTGCTGATTATGCTGATGTTTCGCAAACCCCTTGGCGGGGATGCGGTCGATCCCGAACGACAGGTAGAGCAGCGGGCCGAGGACCGGAAACGACCAGGCGATGAAGATCCACAGCACGGCTGCGGCCGCCTCCCGGCGATCGCGCAGCAGATGCAGGCACACGAGCACAAAGGCAGTCACATGAAGCGCCCAGCCCACGCCGAGCCAGCCGCCCAGGCGATGAACCGTGGGCATCCAGTCCCACCCCGCGAGCACGTACACACAGACCTCCTTGCCAGACACGTATTCTTAACCCGGCGTATCGGGAAGTCAAACGAGGGGATGCGGAGAGGATGAGAGGATTGAGTGTGAAACCTGAAAGCTGAGACCTGAGTAAGAAATCAGAATCAGAATCAGAATCAGAGTTAGAGTCAGAGTCGGAATCAGAGTAAGAGAGCTCCCTTTCCGCATCCCGCAAACCACATCCCACTCTTTCCCCAGCCCCTCCTTGCCAACCCCGCGAGAACCTGTTTGACTGATCGCAGAGTCTTTCACGACACCATGCGACTGCTTCTCTACAACATACGATACGGCACGGGTCCGAACCGGTTCTTCCTGCCGTGCGGCGGTTACCTGGGTGACTCCACGCGCAATATCGAAGCCATCTCCGATTTTGTCGCCTCCTGCGAACCGGATGTGGCGGGTCTGGTGGAGGTGGACGAAGGTTCGTTCCGCACGGGACACCGGAACCAGGCGGAGCAGATGGCGGCCCGGCTGGGCCATTACCATATCTATCGCTCGAAGTACCATGCGGAGGGCTGGACGCGCTTCATCCCGGTCATGAATAAGCAGGGCAATGCCTTCCTCACGCGTGACTCGATCGAACCGGTATTTCACTACTTCAAGCGGGGCATGAAGAAGCTGATCATCGAACTCGAACTCGAGAACGTCGTCATCTTCCTGGTCCACCTCGCCCTGCAGTTCCGGACGCGCCACCAGCAGCTCGCCGAGCTGTACAACCTGGTCGAGCGGACCGAAAAACCCGTCATCGTGGCCGGTGATTTCAATGCGTTGTGGGGCGAAAACGAGATTGATCTCTTCCTCGGCGCGACCCGGCTGACCAGCGCCAACGAGAACCGGGTGCCGACGTTCCCGAGCTGGAAGCCGCGCCGCCACCTTGATTTTATTCTCCACAGCCCTGAAATACATTCCGTCCGATTCGACGTGCCGCAGGTGGAACTCTCCGACCATCTTCCGCTCGTCTGGGATTTCGAGGTCGAACCTCAACGTGCGACGCCATGAAGTGGCCGTCTTTCCTCAAGTCCGGAGATGACGCAACCCGCCCACGCATCGGGCTGGCCCTCGGCAGCGGGGCGGCACGCGGCTGGGCGCACATCGGGGTGATCGACACGCTCCTGGACGCAGGCGTGGACATCCACTGCGTGGCCGGCACCAGTATGGGCGCCCTGGTGGGCGGGGTCTACGCCGGGGGCGGACTGGAAGCCCTGCGGGAACTGGCGCTGAAGATGAACTGGCGCGATTTCCTCTACTACTTCGTCGAACCCCGCATTCCCCGTCAGGGCCTGATCGACGGGCACCACATCGAGCGCTGGCTCCGCGAGCGGGTGCCCTGCCGGGACATCGGTGAGATGGCTATCCCGTTTGCGGCGGTGAGCACGGACCTGCGGACCGGCTCGCCGCATGTCTTTCGCGAGGGGCCGCTCATCGAGGCGATACGGGCGAGCATCTCGCTTCCCGGCATGTTCTCTCCGGTGGCGTGCGGCGACCGCCTGCTGGTCGACGGCGGCCTGGTCAACCCTGTGCCGGTCGATGTGGCCCACGCCATGGGCGCCGACCGGGTGATTGCCGTCGAAATCAACTCCGCCCCGCGCTGGAACGAACGCACGGGCGACGATACACCTGCGTGGACCCAGTCCCCGGCTGCACCGCCGGGAAACACTTTTGAGAAGTTCCGCACCGCGATCGACGACCTCTTCTCCCACAGATCATCCGCGGCGCCATCCTGGCTCGAACAGGGTGAAGGCCCCAATCTGTTCGAAGTGCTCGGCCTGTCCATCCAGATCATGGAGGCCCGGATCTGCGACGCCCGTTTCCGCGACCACCCCCCGGACCTGCTCATCCGCCCCGAAATGCCCGGCATCCAGCTCCTCGATTTCGTCAAGGCCGACCGGGCGATCGAAGCGGGCCGGAGGGCCGCCGGCGAAATACTCCCCCGCGTCAGGGCGTGGTAGTCGCGCAAAAACGTGGTTCTTCGTGGTTTTTTTGTGGAACTACTGGAACCGTAGCGGCCGGATTAGAATTCCGCTCCCTCTTACTCTGATTCACGGCTGCGAGGCGCTACGGCCGCAGCATTTCTTGAATTTCCTGCCGCTGCCGCAGGGGCAGGCGTCGTTGCGGCCCACGTCCCGCCACGCCGATGCACCGCGCTCTCGCTGCGCGATGACGTCCATGATCTCGGAGGCCGGACGATTGGTTTGGATCAACCGCGTCATCTCCTGCATGTACGGATCGATGTGGGCGAAAAACGCCTGGAGGCCCTCGCAGAGATAGCACAGCCCCGCCTCGCCGTCGGCGGCGTGGAGAAAGCGCTGCTTGGGACACTCGCCGTTGCATGCGAAGCGCCACGGACAGCGCAGGCACTGTTCGGGCAGCGCCTCGTACTTGGCGTCGCCGAAGGCCTTCTGACGCGGCGATTCGACCATCTCCACCATCGACCGTTCGGTGATGTTGCCGAGCAGGTACTCCGGATAGACGTAGTGATCACAGGAGTAGAGATCGCCGTTGTGCTCCAGCACCAGCGCCTTTCCGCACGTCTTCCGGAAGACGCAGACCCCGCCCGGAAACCCCGCCCAGTTGGCCAGCGAGGAATCGAAGACATTGACGAAGAAACGACCGACATCGTGCCGGACCCACTCGTCGAAAATCGCCGTCAGAAACTTACCGTAGGCCTGAGGCCGTACGCTCCAGGAGGTCACCGGCGATTCCCCGTCCTCCCACTCCCCCACGGGCGGCGGGACATCGAGTTCGAGCCCGATCTCGCGGGCCTGCGCATCCGCCTTACGCTCCACCAGCGGGATAAACTGCATGTGGCGGGCGCCGATCTGCTTCAGAAAGCGGTAGACCTTCAGCGGATGTTCCGACGTCAGACGGTTCACGCAGGTCAGCGTATTGAACTCCACGTCCCTTTTTCTCAGCGCTTCCAGCCCGGCCATCACCTTGTCGAAGGCGGGGTTCCCGGCGCGGTCCACACGGTAGTAGTCGTGCAGATCGGAGGGGCCGTCGACGGACAGCCCGACCAGAAAATCATTTTCTTTCAGAAAAGCGGCCCACTCGTCGTTCAGCAGCGTGCCGTTGGTCTGCAGGGAATTATGGACCCGCTTACCGTCGGCATACTTCCGCTGCAGCTCGACCACTCGGCGAAAGAAGTCGATGCCCAGCAGCGTGGGCTCCCCGCCCTGCCAGCCGAACTCGACCTCGTCGACCTCCTGGGCCGCGATGTACTGGCGCACGAACGACTCCAGCACGTCGTCGGCCATGCGGTAATCGTGCGCCTCGCCGTAGAGGGCGCGTTTTTCGAGATAGTAGCAGTACCGGCAGGCCATGTTGCACACCGGTCCGATAGGCTTGACGAGCACATGAAAGCTGCGCGGCGCTCTACCGGCCGCAGTGTCCGTGGACATAAAAAACCTCCGCTTCAAGTGGGATTCGACAGTCTATCAATGCGGAGGTTCACTGGAAACGATAAGGCGGAGGAATTTCCTGAAGATCGCCTCGCGCAGGATACGAAGATCTTCGCGGATCGACCGGTGATAGGCGTAGTAGAGGCAGTCGCACAACGTATCGCTCTCGGCGTGTCCGGTGGCGTAGGAGAAGACCCCGGGGAAATAGATGTTCAGGTCCTCGAGACCGGATTTCGCGGTGTCGGCATCCAGCAGCGGCTGGCCGCAGAGCCGGAAACGACCGGTGAGTACGCGCCCGAGCAGCGGCCACCGGTCGAGGTTCAGTCCCTCAAACAAGCGCACCAGCCGATTGCGGCGCGCCACGTTCAGCAGCGGCACCCGGTGCGTACGGCGCAGGTGGATTCCGTAGACCTCCCGCTTCTCGAACCGCGCCGCCCCGGAGATCCGGAGCGCGAGGGTGCCGGCGAGAAAGGGGATCAGCTGCACGATCCAGAGAACCAGTGCGACCGGGTACTCGAGGACGAACCGCACCGAATCCCGGGCGGCTCCGCTCCCGCCCGTTTCGGCGAGCAGCCAGGGATCGGTAAGATCGATAAAATCGCCGCTCTCGGGATCGATCAGCCTCCGGCCGGCGATGATCTTGTTGCGGACCTCGAGATTGGTGCCGATGTAGCTGTGCCCCAGCACCACGCAGTCGGAGAGTTCGCAATGACGCTCGACAATGACGCGGTCGCCGATGACCGCGTGCGGACCGATGGTGCAGAGAGGTCCGAAGCGGCAGTCATTACCGATAATGACCGGAGGGCGGAATTCGGTCGACGAGGGGATGATGACATTGAGCCCGATGTGGTTCCCTTTCTGAAAGGCGTAGCCCGGGCGGACGTAGCGCTTGGCCTCCCCGGCGGCGAAGTCCATGTTGAGCCGGCAGTACTCCTGAGTGGAGCGGATCTCCTGCGGTTGAATATCGAGGTGCTCCCACCCGCCCGGTTCAAGCACTCCATCGAGCCAGGCCTGCACGTGGGCGGGATCGGAGGCCGCCAGCGCCAGCGCCTCACCCTGTGCATAGAGCGCGGGTTCCGCGGGCGGACCTGCTTCTCTGCATTCGTCGTAGGAGGCGCCGCGGCGGAGAAACACGGGGCCGGAGAGCGCAAGCACGCCCCCCTCCCACAACTCCGGATGTCCGGCGAGGTAGTCCCGGATCGTCTGTCCCGGATTGAGAAAGCTGAATTGCGCACGGATGCCC
It contains:
- a CDS encoding beta-L-arabinofuranosidase domain-containing protein gives rise to the protein MMRGIRVIGLMVAVLGWGTGVMSAAERPVPVFEELPFGTVRPGGWIQAQLERDAATGVLPDFDKFCTAVQRRVFASKAGAPKGQNSTEYWFYDGAHEGYWMDSLARASILSQDEALLEKAEDFVNYLLESQEENGYLGVYPPELRLSHVGDDEEFCTAGWTYMGLLAWYEGTGDARVLEAVERAMGWYMDHYNRGKQSYFSRPEVPFVSGPVSHGLVLTEVAHTLYRITGNEAYRDYMLWIYEDFEQGNAGGDDIKLKRLLDPTRAATQHGVHWTEQLRIPVWAWYATGDPKYREAAEAAWDKTREALLPSFCVMSDEGVGRERRLPTPETAYEYCDTMELTASALYTAEKTGESRFADLAERCFFNAAQAGRLPDGTANSYFTIDNRYAMPPEPATRFRHNAGHYWYRPVQGPPCCSFLMFRIAPYYTKMMWMKTADGGGLAAVAYGPSRVSTKVNGTGVTIREETDYPFSDTIRFTVEVERPVSFELWLRRPGWARREGEAREALTPEAALLRDRTRAHRASQADMTVTAPDAAIRKDGDYWVVSKQWKSGHTVTVEFSPVVEKALAANGEYALRRGSLVYALSIPAEETCLQVWKTGGAGEVITPGEALGGLEETVIEADPDSRLQSRKYTPKEGAEWTYWIHAVPHGKGARQDFEPVALEGDPLNPWEEPTCGLRGRMVNGAGEEIPLTLVPMGSTILRRTTFPKDNP
- a CDS encoding GH39 family glycosyl hydrolase gives rise to the protein MKRRIRVILTGVALACGVFGAEAEEEILALGTMDGFYRNTAVLDRTLAKAMWLRDMPDWLQETDFPYPKKEADIEAPFADHLSVVRLLGGWHDPKLPPDRHNDPNDLVGRNDSGELFYRWDLLKARLDPYVTRGYDLTLVLDNVPYCLPDEPRKGTYGQAAPPSDFNEWQTFIREMCLELKRLYGASYANRLRFRMGTEMQDRRRFDGTYEEFLQTYDHAAAAVKEVLPGAKFGPFNRSMPHGNFDTFEGLVEGNVSIFDLAEHCANGTNRATGEIGAPFDFLARSFYYFSSNPKPGKFGNIHPDQRVPEFERLWETIEGIAPKHEGISREVHEYGPHLNTEGGVYGLDTGARGAAQNLHTIAEMKEVGCDRLWHWGIFEWIDGDHVLMQGHAWLYHVFERMRGGALYTVPVTASEDHGHTQKAMLSVKRDEAILVVANWNVDREKHESGELIVDLPGEVLPTRLKAAEQLVFNRETSVYDVIRRDLEAAGLLSEKHREHRGEPATVVSEGGYTVMAADRAEGRTFVRKNWDRYLGMMKDSLTRVPFDGMAVVEEGAPVWRQWFGGDPGSTMVTFHAECPSVTVVVFR
- a CDS encoding class II fructose-bisphosphate aldolase, with the protein product MGLMRMDALLVEARRKRMAIGGFECWSSAGARAIAEAAAECRMPVIFQATRAEYELMGGAAAMKAIVECYVEQAGIDAALHLDHGASMEEVRTCLDGGFSSVMLDASRLPLEENIAASSEAAGAAHEASCSIEAELGHVGGFEGDLEEVDDEQAGLTDPEEAERFVAETGIDCLAVGIGTVHGEYRREPNLDLDRLARIADRVPLPLVLHGGSGVTDELLLQAIERGIAKINICTDIHKVWIAAVTAARETRTPSLAGRYYEPAQEALKTSIAGIIQKFANGKSW
- a CDS encoding carbohydrate kinase family protein, translating into MSESLPGVVVAGLTCLDLAPKFRAETGNDMATLFRPGKLIPMDDCHLSLGGPVPNTGIGLAKLGFDVSLCGKTGDDVLSTTLRAILGEERSRSMTLDPEGTSSYTVVLAVPGRDRIFLHHEGVNATFGAEDIDWSAVESAGLFHLGYPPAMKRLYRDDGAELAVIMRRAKELGATTSLDMSLPAAGTEAGELDWTSVLRNVLPHVDLFLPSIEELAYMLDRDLFHRRESEAEDGDPVRAYQPDDYGALSDSALEWGAAAVTLKSGECGFYLRTAGADRWANLGRVRPGDTRAWSGRELWGPSYRADPVVSATGSGDSSIAGFLSAFMRGFGPEEAVQAANIVGWQNVRAMDALSGLEAWPATLQYMEDHTRPRNPLELDPASWSWSERHQIFHGPHDQETR
- a CDS encoding D-lyxose/D-mannose family sugar isomerase — encoded protein: MKRSEINEILRESKAFFERMQFVLPPVAFWSPDEFRARGSEAREIIDCGIGWDLTDFGRGHFHEQGLTLFTLRNGVPGDARYPKPYAEKIMIVGENQLTLTHHHWKKTEDIINRGGGTLILRVHTAAEDETLSDDPVTFSKDGVMQTVPPGTDVRLEPGESITLTPRLYHSFWGEAGCGPVLVGEVSAVNDDHRDNAFLEPQLRFPEIEEDEPPLHLLVGDYPEGGGGAS